Proteins encoded in a region of the Neodiprion lecontei isolate iyNeoLeco1 chromosome 5, iyNeoLeco1.1, whole genome shotgun sequence genome:
- the LOC107220275 gene encoding complement component 1 Q subcomponent-binding protein, mitochondrial, which translates to MNGLVRTALRASTLKGLTQSTVVVGGTARRDFARTMWNMCSRQNELAPLTSYKIQNPSDFCSCGCSRKAHTKAEKELGLFLAEEIVAEKKAQKMKTIPTELDGFKISLDGAEVTLTKKHGDETITINFNVNHTVDSDSEPDIDTPEDKAEFGEMKSKPSFEVDIERGNQTLGFTCSFNNEPQASGADDGYNDIFGIDEITLYEGEHNDKIYAVAGDVIDGYLYDLLMNYLEEKGVSNEFAEKLIELSTTYEHTAYISLLEGLSKFTSGK; encoded by the exons ATGAACGGATTAGTCAGAACCGCTCTGAGGGCCTCAACTCTCAAGGGATTAACACAATCTACCGTTGTTGTCGGCGGCACGGCACGAAGGGATTTCGCAAGAACGATGTGGAACATGTGCAGCCGGCAAAACGAACTTGCACCACTAACgagttacaaaattcaaaatcccAGCGATTTTTGCAGCTGCGGCTGCTCCCGAAAGGCACACACCAAAG CGGAGAAAGAATTGGGACTCTTTTTAGCTGAAGAAATTGTTGCGGAAAAGAAGGCACAAAAAATGAAGACCATTCCCACAGAGTTAGACGGCTTTAAGATATCGTTAGATGGAGCGGAGGTTACGCTCACCAAAAAACATGGAGATGAAAC CATAACGATAAATTTCAATGTCAATCATACTGTCGATTCTGATTCTGAACCCGACATTGACACCCCAGAAGACAAGGCTGAATTTGGAGAAATGAAAAGCAAGCCAAGCTTCGAAGTTGATATTGAAAGAGGAAATCAAACTCTAGGGTTCACATGTTCATTCAATAATGAACCGCAAGCTTCTGGTGCCGATGATGGCTAca ACGATATCTTTGGCATAGACGAAATAACATTGTACGAAGGAGAACACAATGACAAAATTTATGCTGTCGCTGGTGATGTTATTGATGGC TATCTTTATGATTTACTGATGAACTATCTTGAGGAGAAAGGAGTGTCAAACGAATTTGCTGAGAAACTGATCGAGCTGAGTACGACCTATGAACATACGGCATACATCAGTTTACTCGAAGGTCTCTCAAAATTCACATCTGGAAAATAA
- the LOC107220277 gene encoding TP53-regulated inhibitor of apoptosis 1-like isoform X1, translated as MQAKGFGSTVLESVGSAFRNSPSSTDLLMNSIGETCNEFKKQYDSCFHFWFAEKFLKGETNDSMCAPLFKVYQQCVKKAMKDQHIEIKDVEANYLGTDQEKTAPPRS; from the exons ATGCAAGCCAAAGGCTTTGGAAGTACCGTGTTGGAGTCGGTTGGGTCTGCTTTCAGAAATAGTCCGAGTAGCACAGATCTCCTCATGAACAGTATTGGCGAGACGTGCAATGAGTTCAAGAAGCAATACGACTCGTGTTTCCATTTCTGGTTCGCTGAGAAATTCCTGAAAGGGGAAACAAACGACTCCATGTGTGCTCCTTTGTTCAAAGTCTACCAGCAGTGCGTAAAG aaAGCTATGAAGGATCAGCACATAGAGATTAAAGATGTGGAAGCTAACTACCTAGGTACAGATCAGGAGAAAACAGCCCCGCCTCGCAGCTGA
- the LOC107220277 gene encoding TP53-regulated inhibitor of apoptosis 1-like isoform X2: MNSIGETCNEFKKQYDSCFHFWFAEKFLKGETNDSMCAPLFKVYQQCVKKAMKDQHIEIKDVEANYLGTDQEKTAPPRS; encoded by the exons ATGAACAGTATTGGCGAGACGTGCAATGAGTTCAAGAAGCAATACGACTCGTGTTTCCATTTCTGGTTCGCTGAGAAATTCCTGAAAGGGGAAACAAACGACTCCATGTGTGCTCCTTTGTTCAAAGTCTACCAGCAGTGCGTAAAG aaAGCTATGAAGGATCAGCACATAGAGATTAAAGATGTGGAAGCTAACTACCTAGGTACAGATCAGGAGAAAACAGCCCCGCCTCGCAGCTGA
- the LOC107220276 gene encoding CDK-activating kinase assembly factor MAT1 has product MDDQICPRCKTTKYRNPSLKLMVNVCGHALCESCVDLLFLKGSGACPECQIPLRRTNFRIQLFEDSMVEKEVDIRKRILRDFNKKEEDFTTLREYNDYLEEIETIIYNLANNIDVIETNKRIEQYKKANKEQILKSKSKLGREEYELEELLELEKQQEEERKLELIKQEVEMKKKKIREKEALIDELMFSEADAANIVETFASTIQATREEAKVVPVAKVTQFSTGIKFGRQGQQTFMPVPKVEEGPTYCYKRIEQEVEGPHPPGWQEMESGGYIAHVRSEKPAEKAGGFKSNIACLRALQEAMAGLYHNPSQRPPESMAI; this is encoded by the exons ATGGACGACCAAATTTGTCCCCGTTGTAAAACGACCAAGTACAGAAATCCGTCGTTGAAGTTGATGGTAAACGTGTGTGGACACGCGTTATGCGAAAGTTGCGTCGATCTCTTGTTTTTGAAGG GCTCTGGCGCTTGTCCCGAATGTCAAATACCGTTgcgaagaacaaatttcaGGATCCAATTGTTCGAGGACTCGATGGTAGAAAAAGAGGTAGACATCCGCAAGAGAATACTCCGCGACTTCAACAAAAAAGAGGAGGACTTTACAACGCTGCGAGAGTACAACGATTACCTCGAGGAAATTGAAACGATAATATACAACCTGGCCAACAATATCGACGTAATAGAGACGAACAAGAGGATAGAGCAGTACAAGAAGGCGAACAAggaacaaattttgaaaagcaaGTCCAAGCTGGGCAGGGAGGAATACGAGCTTGAGGAATTGTTAGAGCTGGAAAAGCAGCAGGAGGAGGAGCGGAAATTGGAGTTGATAAAGCAGGAGGttgaaatgaagaagaaaaaaatacgtgaGAAAGAGGCTCTCATCGACGAGCTAATGTTCTCAGAAGCGGACGCCGCGAACATTGTCGAGACGTTCGCGTCTACGATCCAGGCGACCAGAGAGGAAGCTAAGGTCGTGCCAGTCGCAAAAGTAACCCAATTCAGTACCGGAATAAAATTCGGCAGACAGGGTCAGCAGACATTCATGCCTGTACCGAAAGTCGAGGAAGGTCCTACCTACTGCTACAAGCGTATCGAGCAGGAAGTCGAAGGTCCGCATCCTCCTGGCTGGCAGGAAATGGAATCTGGCGGATATATCGCGCACGTCAGAAGCGAGAAGCCGGCCGAAAAAGCCGGAGGCTTTAAGTCGAACATTGCGTGTTTGAGAGCGCTTCAGGAAGCGATGGCTGGGCTGTACCACAATCCCTCGCAAAGACCTCCCGAGTCGATGGCAATCTGA